DNA from Chitinophaga pendula:
CATTTGGAGGGCTATGCGGAGGTATCCGGCATTTGCCTTTGTTGAGGTGACCAGTTGATCAAAAGCGATATGCTGATCATTCTCCAGTATAAGGAACAGTCCATGGCGTTTGCAAGCCATGATTGCAGGCACGGTTACGTAGCCATGTGCGTAACTGTTAAGAACCGTTAACATGTTGTGCAGTTATTTTAATGAGACCGCAGCTGGATTTTTTATACAGTGCGACAAAAAAATGCTATCCGCTATACTCTTGCGGGAGTATACGATACGAACATACCGTTAGGCATAGTGTATGATAAGTGGACGGTGGAAAATGTAGTACGGTGCGATAGTGATGAGCGGTCCGCAGCAGCCTGTTGTGGTGGCTGATAATTTCTGATGACGCCGGTATCCGGTAGTTATTCCATAGGAGACACAACTACCGGATATCATTGTACGATGGGAGGTATAGGGTTTCAATCGATGATGAACCTGGAGTAACAGAAGGCTTCCTTGATATTGTCGAGTTCATCGACTTCTTCTCCGTCGCAGATGAGTTCTGCGGTAGCGGAAGGGGAAAAAGCTGCCTGTACAATGTTCAGGATTCTGATCACAATGGGTTTAAAATGGTTCTTACTGATAAACATGTATTTATCAGCGATTTCCGGGGTGGTACATGCATCCGCTTTGAGAGTGTGGTTTACCAGTATCCCCACCTCATTAATAAATTCGCAATTGATGGTTAATGTGAGCTTTTCCATAGTCAACGATTTTAACATTAACACTATTTTTTTGGGGTCACGATCTGTTTTACCGCGAAAGGCTTACAGGCTTTTTTATGTAGCGGCATGCATATTCATGCTTACAAATCAATTCATTTATTTTCTTTTTTTTAAATCAGGATGGTTATAAGCTGGCTGAGGCGGTTACTTCTCTCAGTTGCTGTAAGTTTTTAATTTCCTGCCGGAAAGGGCTCATGATGCCATATTGTTTAGAGCCATTAGCGGGGTTAACAATTTTATTCAGTATGTTTTTTATTGTTCCGGAGGGGCTGCAGTCAATGTACCTGCAGGGGGTTTTTGTTTCCAGGAATTGGACGGCCTCGTTGAGTTTCATTGGAGCTCTTACTGCTTGCCAACAGTAATCGGCGTCTAATGTGGAAAGCGGCTGTCCGTGTACGCCAGCGATGAAAGGGATCGCTGGTGGGATAAAGGAAATGTTATAGAAGGTGTCTTTGAATTTTTTTTCTGCTATGTCGATCAGTTGGCTGTGAAAAGCGTATTGAACGGGCAACTGCATGTAGAGCATTTCATTTTGGTCCAGGAACCTGATGATGGGTTGTACCCTATCTTCTGCGGCAGCGATGGTAAAATGCTGATCATAGTTGACGGCAGCGAGGGTGCTGTTGGTATATAATTCCGGGGCTTTTCGGAAAATGGTGTTGTCGTGCAGGATGGAAATCATGGTTCCTTTTCTGCAATATGAAGATAGGACTTCTGCCTGCCGTATGACAGCGGACAGCATATTTTCCGGTGCTACGGCGCCGCTAACGGCGGCGGCTACCATTTCTCCGAGGCTGTTGCCCAATACGTAGTCCGGCCGTAGTTGCAGGTCTTGCTGCAACATGACGGCCAGTGCGTATTGTATCATAAAGATTGCCGGGTTGGTAAATCGGAGTTCATCGAATGCGGCGCCACGGGGCTGGTGGTTGCCGTAGACGGTATCGAGTACGGAGGCAGCCATCAGCTGGCGGGCGTGCAGGTCGAGTGTAAGTAATGTATTTCTGAAGGTTTCGTTGGATTGGTATAATTCCTCACCCATGTTGTAGTACTGGCATCCTTGTCCTGCGAACAGGAATACCGTTGGTTTCGTTTGTTCCATAGTTCGTTTGTTGTTGTGAGGAACTGGGTTGGTGCTGTGGGGTTATTGGTGTTATACCAGGCTACCGTTGAGCACTTTTTCTTCTTTTTCTGCTACGGCTGTCACTGCGGAGGGGACGGAGCGGTAGAATTGGGCCAGGTATGCGGCGGCGCTTTCGACGAGGAGGACGGCTATTTCGTCGACGTGTCGATTTTTCCAGCTTTTGAGCGGGGTATTTTTCACCCATTGGTTAAAGGCGCCTAAGGCGGAGCTGGTATGTATCTGGAAGTCTACTTTGGCATCGTTGTTACCCACCAGTGCTGCTTTGAGGCTGTTGGCAAAATAGGCTTTGAACACTAGGGCCATTTTATGTTTGGGTTGTTGTTGTGCTTTTGTGATTTCGGCGGCGGGGGTGACGGCTTTTAGTGCTTCGAAAACGGTTTCCAGTGGTTGCTGGAAGTAGCGGCTTTCGAGCTGGGATTTGTCTTTGGGATCTATTTGTTCGAGGGTATCATATCTTTTATACAGTTCGTAGAGTTTATTGGCGCGGGCGGGGAAGAACAATCCTTTTTTGAGGACCTGGATACGAGCGCCATATTCGAACATGTCGCCGGCGGGTACGTAGTCGGTGTCCTGGATGTTCATGTCTTGCAGCAGGTCTTTGGCGACGTTGCTGGTGCCTGCTTCTACGGTACATTGATTGACAGATCCGGTGAGGATGAATGCGGCGCCGAGGAGGAATGATGCGGCGGCGGATTCGGGAGTGCTGATACCACCGGCTACCCCTATACGTACGGGTACGGCATATTTATATTGCTGAACCAGTTCGTCGCGGAGCCTGCTGATGGTAGGGAATAAGGCGTAGGGCATGCGGCGATCGGTGTGTCCTGCGGAGTCGGCTTCTGTGCAGATATCGTCTGCCATGGGGATGAGCTGGCTCAGGGCTGCTTCTTCGCTGGTGATCTTGCCTTCGCTGAGCAAGGTGTCTACGATCTGTTTGGGGGCAGGTTCGAGGAATACCTGAGCTACTTCGGGCCGGGATAGTTTGGCCAGGATGCGATTTGTTGGTATTACGCGTCCTTTGTTATCGCGGCGGAGGCCTTTTAGGCGATAATGAACGATGGCATTGCTGAGTCCTACGTATGCGGCGGCTTCTATGTTACGGATGTTGTACTGGAGGAGTAATGCAACGACGGCATCTTCTGCGGCCGGGTCGGCGGCGTTGTGCCAGAGGTTGACGCCATAGGGAGCATCTGGTTCGAGTTCGGCCTTTATGGCATTGATGCCAGTTTCTATTTCCTGAAGGGAGAGCCCACCTGTACCGAAGAAGCTGAGCAGGCCGGCTTTCGCCATGCGTACTACGAGTTCTTTGGAGGAGATGCCATGGAACATGCCACCTGCGACGTATGCATATTTTACGTTGTAGGTGTGGCGGAATTGTTCGTCGCCCAAGGCGTTGGCTGGGATGGTGATGGCGCCTTTGGGTGTGGGCGGCAGGAGGTCTGGTAACCAGGAAGGCTGGCCGTTGGTATTTTTGGTTACGGCCGGTGCTTTATGTTGTGTGCGTATAGTGGGCGGTGTTATGTCCAGTTCGGAGGCAGGAATTGGATTTTTGAGGATGAAGTCGGTCATTTTAGTGAGTACGTCGCCGGGGCCTACTTCATGGAATCCTGTGACGCCCTGGTGTACGAGGTAGCTGACGCTGGCGTACCATTTTACCTGGCTGGTGATCTGCCGGGTGAGCCAGTCTGCCAATGTGCTATCTGTGTAGGGGCGTGCGGTGGCGTTGGCGATTACGGGTATTTTGAGCGGGGAGAATTTGAATCCGTTGACGAAGGAGCGGAAGTTGTCTTCGGCTTCTTTCATGTACCGGGAGTGGAATGCGCCGCTGACGTTGAGGGGGAAGTATAGTTTGGCGCCGCTGGCTTCGAATGGGGCTTGTGCGGCGATGATATCTTCGCGGAGGCCTGATATTACGATTTGTTCGGCGGAGTTATAGTTAGCGACATCCATACTGCTGAAGTTGTGTTCTTGCAGTATTTTCTCGACGGTATTTATTTTGAGTCCGATGAGGGCGGCCATGCCACCGTTTTTGATCTGGCCCATGATCTCGGCTCTTTTCTTCACCAGTTTGAGGCCGGTTTCGAAGTCGAATGCGCCGGCGGCGAACAGGGCGACATATTCGCCGAGGCTGTGTCCTAATGCGAAGTCGGGTTCGCCTTCTGTTTCTACGCGATCGAGATAGGTGAAGGCGTTGACTACGTATAGTGCGGGTTGTGTGTATTGTGTCTGGTTGAGGATGCGCTGCGGGTCTTTGGAGCAGAGTTCTGCGATATCATAGCCGAGAACTTCACTGGCGGCGGCGGTCAGTTGTTTGTATTTATCAAACAGCTGTTCGCCCATGCCTCTTCTTTGCGAACCCTGGCCGGGAAACAAGTATGCTTTCATATGAATATTGGTTGTGGGATTATATACGGGTGGGGAGGGGATCGATTGGTAGTTAAGGGGTTATCCTATTCGTTCGACCTGGCAGCTTTCTATTTCTACGGATACGGCCTGGTTGATCACGGGTAATTTGATCACGAATCGTACCTGATTGGATTTGCGGAGCAGGATACCTTCGAGGCCGGAGAAGATGCCTTGTACTACACGGACTTTATCACCGATACAGTAAAAATATTCTGTGGTGAGATCAGAACCTTTGGCTTCTATGCGTTTTATTTTATCGATCTCTTCCTGGCTGATGGATACGGGTCTGCCTTCGAAGGAGACGATGCGGATAACGCCTGGAATGGATAGTATCCTGGTTTTTTCGCTGAGGTGCATCTTAACGAATACATAGTTAGCGAAGAGTGGTGATTGGATACTTTTCATTCTATCGCTCCATTTTCGCAGTTCGTTTCTCACCGGGAGGTAACATTCGGTGTCCTGATAGAGGATCTCCTGGGTGATCTTCTTCTCAAATTTGGGTCTTGTGTATAGTACATACCATTTTCTCTCAAGCAGTGTTGGCTTAATAACTACGGGTTCCATATTAACAGGTTTCAAGGGCTAAACCAAATAGGCATAACAGTTCCGGTCAAGCAGCTGTGAAGCTGATCGTCAAACGCTGAAATTTATAAAGGCATAAACTGAATGGAAGCGAGTGTCCTGTTTGTATGCGGTAATACGACAATGGAGTCAACAACAGCCGGTTGTGGCAGGTTTTCAATATTACTTTTCTTATTTGGGGACAGGGCTTCGCCCATTTATGTCACAGACATAGTTTATATCAAAAAAAATCTTTGGAAAACACGGGGGAATCTTCAATATCCAGTCGTGTCCGAAGGGGCGCTTAGTAACAAGTAGCAAGGTAATTACTCAGCAAACTGTAGTTAATGGTTTGAGGGTTCTAATATGATAGCATTTTTTTAACCTGTTGGCTTCATGGTTCCAGGGGGGTCTTCTCTAACTCGTCGTAAAAAAATGACTACAATTACTCTTTTAGCATATGCAAACCATCAACTAAATCTAAAATAGTCAAATTACCTCAAACAAACAAATGACCTACGTAAAATTGCGTAAGATTAATCATCTTTTAATAACTAAAAATGCAATGTTGATGATCTAAATGTATGCATTAAAAAAAACACTATACCTGCAAAACGGCCACAGAAAAGCGCTAACAGGCATGATCAACATGAATCAACAATTGCACCGCCTTCAACGTGCAGTGAGTATGCAATTATATGTAACGATCATCACCGATCAAATACGGTAAAAAAAACGGGGTCAAAGACATGTCACCTTCTTTTACCTGCTGCAGTTATTCTGCATGTCTGTAGCGGCTTTCAACGGATTCATATTGTCAAAAGCATCAATACTGTAACAGTGACACTTAAATATTATTATCTCACTGCAATAATATTACTGTTGGTAATGGGCAGCTGATCTATGTGTTTGGCTATTTAACGGGAAGGTTTTCATACGTGGATGTTATTTGTATTTATCACCTTCATTCATACGTGTATTCTTCATAATCTTAACTGTAAAAGCTGCGTTACAGTGGAATCTAATTTTTATCAGACATACGGGTGCTGAGATAAAACTGTTTTTATTTCATATCATACTCATAATTTTTGTAATGATTTTGTCTTCGCTTAACATGTCATTCATCCTATCTATATTGACAGTTACAGGAGATGATGTTGTGTCGATTTGTTTTGGTGTTTAGTGGCTCTCCTATTATTACCGGTCTAAGCAATTGCTGGTATTAGTTCCGGGGTTAACGGTTTGATGGTTTGTCAGGCTAAAAGTAATCTACAGTAATTGCGATATTAAATTTATGTAATTATTGACACAAATACAATTCCGTCATCCGGATTTATTTGAGCGGTCGGTTAACGTTACTAACGAGTAATAACTGCGTGTATACTGCATTTAAGCAGTAATACTGCAGTTATTACTTAGTGTATTGGATACCGTTATACCGGTATATATATGTATGGTTGGTTTTATTGATTGGTGAGTACGATCTTACCGAATTGCTGGCCTGCTTTCATGTATTGCAATGCTTCTTCTGCGTGATCGAGGGACGGGTATACTTTATCTACTATGGGTTTGATGGAGGGGTGATCTTTGATGAGCTGCAGCATGTCTTTGAATTCCTGTGGGGTGCCCATGGTGGTGCCGAGGACGGACAGGTTTTTGTAGAAGATATCTGCCGGCCGGATGTTGTTGATGATGCCACTGGTGGCGCCCCAGAATACGATGCGGCCTCCGGGTTTTGCCAGTTGGAGCAGGCTGGCGAATCCATCGCCGGATGCGCTATCCAGTATTACATCGAAGCCACCGGAGGATGCTGTTGCTTTGTCGACCCAGTCGGCGTTGCGGTAGTTGAAACCATCTTTGGCGCCCAATGTTTGGGCTTTAGCGATCTTTTCTGGGCTGCTGGAGGTGACATATACTTCTGCGCCAGCTACCAGTGCGAAGTGTAAAGCGAGCAATGCGGTGCCCGCGCCGATGCCGGTGATGAGTACCTTCTCTCCTTTTCTGACCTGTGCGCGGGTAGTTACGGCGCGGTAGGTGGTGATACCTGCGAGCGGTAATGCGGCGGCTTCTTCATCGGTGTAGCCATCGGGTTTGGCATGTACGTATTGCTGACCGACGGCGATGTATTCGGCGAAGGTGCCCTGATCAGGGCTACCCAGTATTTTGAAGGAAGGGTCGAAGGCGGCGGGGTTATCGCCCCAATTGTGGCTGGGGTTGATAATAACCGGCTGCCCTATCTCCCACCCTGTTACGTCGTGGCCCAAGGCGGCGATGGTGCCGAAGCCATCGGAGCCCAGTACGATCCTATCTTTTACGGCGCTGTTGTAGTTGCCGGTACGTATCCAGACGTCGCGGTAGTTGAAGGCGGAATAGGCCAGTTTGATAAGTATTTCGTTGGCTGCGGGGGTGGGTGTTGGGATGTCTTCTATGTGCACCGGTTTGTTGGCGCCGCTTAAAATAACTGCTTTCATACCTGTATTTTATTATGATTTAGTGCTACAAAGTTGCGCACATATATACATCCACCACTTGTACATTTCTGTTAAAATCTTGTATCTTTGCGGCTATGGAGAAGCCACATCTGCATCAGCCGGTTGAGATCATTCTTTGTGACCTGGAGCCTGGTCATGATCCGGCGCACCGGCATAATTTCTTTGAGTTTGTGTATGTATTGTCGGGGACGGGGCATCAGTGTATCAACAAGCATAAGTTTGCCTATGCGGCCGGGCATATGTTTTTGACTACGCCGGGGGATTGTCAGTCTTTTGACATTGTGACCGCTACGCGTTTTTTCCTGGTACGTTTTAATGCTTTGTTCATCCGGTCGGGTCAATTTCATGTAGCGCGGCAGCACCGTACGGAGTGGCTGGAGCGGCTGGCGAACGTGTTACAGCATGCCAGTCATGATCCGGGGTGTATATTGCGGCATCAATGTGATAAGTCGCTGGTGCGGCCGTTGGTCGTGAGTATTATCCGGGAGCAGGAGAATACGGCTTTATACAACCAGGAGTTGATACAGCAGATGATCAATACGCTGATCATTATAGTGGTGCGTAACCTGGCGATGAATATGCCGGAGAAGATCAGTGATCGGACGGACGATAAGGCGCTGGACATTTTGCAATATGTGCAGCAGCATATCTATGAGCCGGAGAAGATCCGGATAGAGGCGATCAGTAAGTATTTCGGGATATCGGAGAGTTACCTGGGGCGATATTTTAAGAAGCACGCCAACGAGACGTTGCAGCAGTATATTACCAACTATAAGTTGCGGTTGGTGGAGGCCCGTTTAAAGTATAGTGATATGCGGATGAATGAGATTGCGTTGGAGTTAGGGTTTACGGATGAGAGTCATTTGAATCGTATTTTCAAAAAGTACAAGGGTCAGAATCCATCTGAGTACCGGAAACAATTCCTTCAAAAATAAAAGTTGTATGTCCAAGACCTTTGCGGACCATGTTATTGCCTTTAATGAGCAATTATCTTTTGATGCTGTGTTGCCGGCGGGTATCCGGGTGATGAATCCATTCCGGGAGCAGGCGGGTGTGATGGACGTGATGCAGCAGTTTTACAAAAAATATTACGGTGACCGCCGGCGCCGGCGGTTGATACTCGGAATTAATCCTGGCCGGCTGGGCTCTGGCAGTACGGGGGTACCTTTTACGGATACGAAACGTATGCAGGAGGTGTGTGGTATTACGATCCCGGGGATGAAGACGCATGAGCCCTCTTCTGTATTCATTTATGACGTGATTGCTGCCTATGGCGGGCCGGCGGTATTTTACCAGGATTTGTATATAGGTTCTGTTTGTCCGCTGGGATTTGTGTCGCGTACGGCGGGTGGTAAGGAGGTGAACTATAATTACTACGACAGCAAGGAGTTGACAAAGGCGGCGTTGCCTTTGATTGTGAGCAGCCTGGAGCGGCAGTTAACATTTGGGTTGGACCGGGAGGTATGTTATGTGATGGGGACGGGTAAAAATGCGGTGTTTTTTACGCAGTTGAATGCGGAGCACGGCTTTTTCGGGGAGGTGGTGCCATTGGAGCATCCGCGGTTTGTGATGCAGTATAAGGCGAAGACGAAGGATCTGTATGTTGATAAGTATCTGCAGGCATTTGCGGATGTGGGGCCGACCGGGCAGTGATCAGTAGGCAGGTTCCTGGTTGAATATAAGACCGAGGATGCCGTATAGTGCGGGATGATGGGCTTTGAGGCGGGCAGGTTCCTGGAAAAAATATTCGGCTGCTACGGCGAGGAATTCGCTTTCGCGGGTAGCGGCGTAGGGGTTGATATCGGAGGTCCCTTCTTCTATATTTTGTGTTTCCTGTTGGATGATATGTTGCCAGGCGTCGCTGTAGCGATGTTCGAGGAAGTTGCGTGGGAATCCATCGATGATGCCATCGGATTTATCGAGCAGGTGTACGAATTCGTGGATGCCGGTGTTGCTGGTGCCGCTTTCGGCGGTGTAGCCATGCCGGAGTGCTTGCCGGGACAGTACCATTTGTCCGTTGAGGGTACCGCTACCTACCATGCCGAGGATGTTGCGGCGATCTCCTTCGAACTGGTATTGTTCGTCGAAGGTATCGGGATAGAGGATGACGTTGGTGAGGTTGGTATATTTCCAGGAGGGGAATCCGAATACGGGAATGACGGCGCTGGCGGCGATGAGGATGCGGTCGACACTTTCGACCTCCACTCCTACTCCTTCTATGGTGGTATGGTGGAGGAACTGGCGGACGAGTTGTGCGAAGCGTGTTTTTGCCGGTTGGTCGAGTTGCTGATAGTACTTTACGTGTCGGGCCAACAATAATTCATCATTACCTGGTACGGCGACGCGTTGTCGTTGCCATCGTTTGAGATAGTGTCTGACATAGAGGAACAACAGGCCTGTGAACAGTACTGTCATTACACCTACCAGGATATATGCACCTATGTACATGAGGATAAAGCTATGTGATTTAGCAGGCATCACAAAATAATACCGATGTGGCCGGGCGTGGGGGTTTGGTTTCCTGACGCGGGGGTCGGGAGGGTATATTGGATGATCAGCCCGGGTATGCGGTTATTACTCTGCGGCTACCCATTGTTTGGCAGCTTCCAGTTCATGGATGGAGAAGCCGCGGGATTCTCCCGGAACGAGTACGCTAAAGAAGTCTGAAAATTTGTGTATGCTCCTGGAGGCGGTTACGATGGCGATACGTCTCCATTTGGTGAAGTGTTTAAGGCCGACGAGCATATCTTCCCACCAGGCGCCTGTACTAAAATGGCGAATGTCTGTGTTTAACAACAGGAGGTAGTTAATTTTTCCTGTACGCTTTGCGAGCGAATCGATGGCAGGGATCAGTACTTTTTCAAAATCTCCTTTATCAATACGGCCGGAGGCCTCTATACCTACTACGTGACTTGGAAGGTCAGTAAGGATCTGCAACATAATAAGAACAGTTTTTTTGATGCGGTTTTTGGGCATCTAAGTAGCTGAAAACAAACAATATGCCGGAAGGATGACGAATTAGGAATATTTATTCACGGATATTATGCAAAACGGAAAATTTTCGATCAGTATTGTTGTTGATGGCGTTTTTGGACGTGGTAGTGAACGAATATTGTTAAGCAAATAACGCGGTGGCGCTGCCATTTATTACAGGCACTTTGTCAGTGTTGCTTTGGTTACCCAAGATGAGTATATGACATCCCGGCACGGATACCGGCAATTGGTCAGTCATCATTATCCGCTTTACCGAGTTTTATTTTCACTTTCCCATCTTTGTCGTTCACTGCGTGCAAATGTACGATCAATCCTTTGCGACTACGCCGCAGTTTTTCTGCTTCGTCGGTGATAGCGCTGTCTTTAGCGGGGTTGCGCAAGGGGATATCGAGGCTGATGTTGGTACCGGTGCCCAGGCCGTATACGCCTGCTACGTCCATATTGATGGCGCTGGTGGCGATGCGCATGGGTGGGATGATGACTTTGTTGCCTTTTACTTCTAAAGTATTGCGGAGGTTGTCGAAGGTGATGTTAGACATATTACGGCGGCGGAAGACGAATTTGCCGATGTTTTCCAGCGGTTCGAAATGGATGAGTGCTGCTTGTCGGAGGTTGAATCCGAGGGAGCCAAAGAGGGAGTGTTTGACGAGGGTGCCATTATCGAGTACGTTGCCACTGAGGTCGATGTTGGCGGAGAGGATGCCTTTGAGGTTGTTGGAGGTTAGTTTTTCCAAGCCGAAATTATTGAAGGCATAGAATAGCTGATCGATGTGTACGTTGTTGAGGGAGGCATTGACTTTGAATTTGTTGTTATTGCCATCCTGCTGGATATTTCCTTTCATATTGAGTGAGCCGCCGGCATGTTGCAAGGCGATCTGCCGGAGCAGGATGCCGGTTTGTGTGAGGGTGAGGTCTGCTTTTACCTGTTGGGCATTGAAGCGGCGGTACAGTACTTTATCGAGTTGTACCTGCATGTTGACATTACTTTGATTGAGGACGATATCGAGCTGGGTAACGGCACGGGAGACTTTTTTGCGGGTGGTGGCGGTGCTTTTGGCTTTTCCTCTTTGGGCGAGGAAGGAGCGGAATTCGTTGAGGTCTACTACCGGGCTTTTTATTTTCCAGTCGAGTAATATTTTATCTGGGGCGCTGAAGTAGAAGTTCATGAGGTTGCGGACGGTGCCTTCCATCATGAGGGCGCTTTTATCTGTGCGGATGCGGATATTTTGGAGTACGAGATCATTTCCGGTGAATGCGAGGGTGGCGTTACAATCTTTGAAGGAGAGGTTACGCGGGAGGTATACCATGGCTCCTTTTTCCACCTGGATGATACCGCGGAGGAATGGTTGGATGGTATCTCCTTCGGTGACGCCTCCTTTATAATAGAGGTCAGCGACGGCGGTGCCGCTATTGAACTGGAACACATCTCCCCCTGCTGCTTCATTGAGATCGGTGAGTGGGAATTTGGATCGGAAGTGGCCGGAGAGGGCGGGGTGTTTGAGATTGAGTACGCGGACGGTATCGGCCTGGAGAGGTACGCCCAGCCATTTGGCGGATAGTTTATTAAGATGTACGATAGAGTTTTCGTCGTTGTGACCATTTCCGGGCACCAGTTCGTTAAAGAAGCCACCGGTGAAGCTACACTCGTTGAAAGTGCCTGCTTTGGTGATGAAGGTATTGTTGGTTGTTTTCCAGGAGACGCGGACGAGGGGGGTATCGCGGTATTGCATGTGTCCTCTGAGGACGGCTTTTATGTCCAGTGGTTTTTCGAGGTCGAGGTGTTTGAGTTTGCCGGAGATATTAGGCGGCATGAATGATGCTGCTTTGCGGAAGGCGACATTATTGACGGTGATATCCAATGCGAAGGCGGGCGGTTTGGGGCCGAAGTCGAATGATCCGTTGAGGTTGACTGGTTGTTTGTCGATGCGGATATCCTGTGCGGGTATACGCAATATTTTTTCTTTCCTATTGAAGACGAGGCGCATGTTGGTGGCTTCGAGCAATTTGTCTTTGATATAGCTGCCTTTGTCGGTATTGAATTCGAAGTTGCTGATGTGGATGGCGGTGGTGAGATCGATGAGACGGGCGGTGTCGGAGGATTGTACGGTGCCTTTGAGGTATTGGATGTTGAGTTTAAACAGTTTGTGTTTCTGGTGATTTTCCAGGGTGAACTGTACGTCTCTCATTTGGAGGCGGCTGATGGCGGCATCGGTGTTGTTTTTGCCCTCTTTTTTGCGACCGCGGCGGAATACGCTGGTGTTGCTATATCCGAGGCTGTCGGTAAAGAGGTATATGGCCCCTTTGTCGAAGGTGATCTCTTGTATGTCGAGTTGTTTTTTGAGTAGGGCGGCGGTGTTGATTTTGACAAATATGAGGGATGCATCGAGCAAGGTGTGGTGGTGTTTTGCCCAGAGGCTGTCTTGCAAGGTGACATTTTTGAGGCCGACGGAAACGTTGGGGAAGCTGCGTACGAGGGATGGGGACATGTCACCGATGACGAGTTGGCCGTTGAGGCGTTCGCTGAGGCGTGTATTTATTTGGACCAGGATGGTCTTTTTATTAGCGGAGATGTACCAGGCCAGTCCGAGCCAAGCGATGATGATGAGGGCTAAGAGGCCACCGCAAACAATGAGTCCATAACGCAACCATTTCCGCATATTCAGGATATTTAAGCTTATAAAAGATCGATCATAAACACGGGTATGTGTTTATTTATTATTGTATTGCTCCTTACGGGGAGTTCATTGGTCTGCTGCGGCGAAGGCGGCGTAGTATGCGGCGCCCCACAAGGCGGTTTTATCATTATTGATAAGATGTATGGGTACGCCGGTGAGTAGTTCTACGAGGCGATCGCTTTGCAGGTAGTGATGATAGAAGTCGTTGTTTTGCAGCAGGGGGGCTATTTTCGGCGGGATGCCACCACCGAGGAAGAGGCCACCTGTTGCTTTCATTTTCAGTACGAGGTTGGCGGATTCGCGGGCCAGGTACCGGACGAATAGTTCCATTGTTTTGATGCAGATGGAGAGTTTTTCTTCGAGGGCATTGGTGCTGATGACGGCGGCCGGGTCATTTTCGCGCATGGTTTGTGCGAGCCAGTCGGGTTCGAGCATATTTTTTTCGTCGCGGAGGAAGATGTATATGTCCATGATACCTGGTCCGGAGAGGAGTCGTTCCCAGCTGACGATCTCATATTTTTCCTGGAAGTACTGGAGAAGTTCTATATCGAGATCTGTTCTGGGG
Protein-coding regions in this window:
- a CDS encoding SMUG2 DNA glycosylase family protein, whose translation is MSKTFADHVIAFNEQLSFDAVLPAGIRVMNPFREQAGVMDVMQQFYKKYYGDRRRRRLILGINPGRLGSGSTGVPFTDTKRMQEVCGITIPGMKTHEPSSVFIYDVIAAYGGPAVFYQDLYIGSVCPLGFVSRTAGGKEVNYNYYDSKELTKAALPLIVSSLERQLTFGLDREVCYVMGTGKNAVFFTQLNAEHGFFGEVVPLEHPRFVMQYKAKTKDLYVDKYLQAFADVGPTGQ
- a CDS encoding zinc-dependent peptidase, translated to MYIGAYILVGVMTVLFTGLLFLYVRHYLKRWQRQRVAVPGNDELLLARHVKYYQQLDQPAKTRFAQLVRQFLHHTTIEGVGVEVESVDRILIAASAVIPVFGFPSWKYTNLTNVILYPDTFDEQYQFEGDRRNILGMVGSGTLNGQMVLSRQALRHGYTAESGTSNTGIHEFVHLLDKSDGIIDGFPRNFLEHRYSDAWQHIIQQETQNIEEGTSDINPYAATRESEFLAVAAEYFFQEPARLKAHHPALYGILGLIFNQEPAY
- a CDS encoding STAS/SEC14 domain-containing protein, with product MLQILTDLPSHVVGIEASGRIDKGDFEKVLIPAIDSLAKRTGKINYLLLLNTDIRHFSTGAWWEDMLVGLKHFTKWRRIAIVTASRSIHKFSDFFSVLVPGESRGFSIHELEAAKQWVAAE
- a CDS encoding AsmA family protein; amino-acid sequence: MRKWLRYGLIVCGGLLALIIIAWLGLAWYISANKKTILVQINTRLSERLNGQLVIGDMSPSLVRSFPNVSVGLKNVTLQDSLWAKHHHTLLDASLIFVKINTAALLKKQLDIQEITFDKGAIYLFTDSLGYSNTSVFRRGRKKEGKNNTDAAISRLQMRDVQFTLENHQKHKLFKLNIQYLKGTVQSSDTARLIDLTTAIHISNFEFNTDKGSYIKDKLLEATNMRLVFNRKEKILRIPAQDIRIDKQPVNLNGSFDFGPKPPAFALDITVNNVAFRKAASFMPPNISGKLKHLDLEKPLDIKAVLRGHMQYRDTPLVRVSWKTTNNTFITKAGTFNECSFTGGFFNELVPGNGHNDENSIVHLNKLSAKWLGVPLQADTVRVLNLKHPALSGHFRSKFPLTDLNEAAGGDVFQFNSGTAVADLYYKGGVTEGDTIQPFLRGIIQVEKGAMVYLPRNLSFKDCNATLAFTGNDLVLQNIRIRTDKSALMMEGTVRNLMNFYFSAPDKILLDWKIKSPVVDLNEFRSFLAQRGKAKSTATTRKKVSRAVTQLDIVLNQSNVNMQVQLDKVLYRRFNAQQVKADLTLTQTGILLRQIALQHAGGSLNMKGNIQQDGNNNKFKVNASLNNVHIDQLFYAFNNFGLEKLTSNNLKGILSANIDLSGNVLDNGTLVKHSLFGSLGFNLRQAALIHFEPLENIGKFVFRRRNMSNITFDNLRNTLEVKGNKVIIPPMRIATSAINMDVAGVYGLGTGTNISLDIPLRNPAKDSAITDEAEKLRRSRKGLIVHLHAVNDKDGKVKIKLGKADNDD